In a single window of the Nodularia spumigena CCY9414 genome:
- a CDS encoding ABC transporter ATP-binding protein/permease — MQTRSVTDQTQFNPFSTAIQLWRDLKLVAGPYWYPTEVGTRAFSEVIYSYGMFILLLILITCIVGINSLSSFWSRYVFDIVIEEKNLEKYLSTLWISVIFIVVTVLLVAFSKYIRKKIAMDWYKWLNNHILNKYLSNQAYYKINFKSKITNPDQRIAQEIEPITINALRFSTTFIEKFMDMVAAVIILWTISSQVAIYLIIYTIIGNLLAIFLSQELAKINREELSFKADFNYCLTHVRNHAESIAFFQGETEEINIINRRFDNILKNAERRLNWERGQDIFNSAYQSAISLFSMFILTPLFIQDQINYGEISQATFCSFMFSNALGVLIAEFGNSGRFSSYVQRLAEFSDALASVSKKPENISTIKVIEEPRLGFEDVTLKTPNYEQVIVKDLSLSVSPGEGLLIVGASGRGKSSLLRAIAGLWNAGSGRLVRPALKEMLFLPQRPYIILGTLRQQLLYPHPDLKMSDRQLEEILHKVNLQNLLTRVNSFDTEVAWENILSLGEQQRLAFARLLISLPNFTILDEATSALDLKNEENLYSQLQATNTTFISVGHRESLFNYHQWVLELTENNHWELVSVADYRRKKSIFLVKS; from the coding sequence ATGCAAACTCGTAGTGTTACTGATCAAACACAATTTAATCCGTTTTCTACTGCTATACAACTTTGGCGGGATTTGAAATTAGTCGCTGGTCCCTATTGGTATCCAACAGAGGTAGGAACAAGAGCATTTTCCGAAGTGATTTATTCTTATGGAATGTTTATTCTGCTGCTCATATTAATCACTTGCATTGTGGGTATCAATAGTCTCAGTAGCTTCTGGAGTCGCTACGTTTTTGATATTGTCATTGAAGAGAAAAACCTAGAAAAGTATCTCAGTACATTATGGATATCTGTGATTTTTATTGTCGTCACTGTACTTTTAGTAGCCTTTTCTAAATATATTAGAAAGAAAATTGCTATGGATTGGTACAAGTGGCTAAATAATCATATTTTAAACAAATATTTGAGTAATCAAGCCTATTATAAAATCAATTTTAAGTCTAAAATTACTAATCCAGACCAACGCATAGCCCAAGAAATTGAACCTATTACCATCAATGCGTTAAGATTTTCCACTACTTTCATAGAGAAGTTCATGGATATGGTTGCTGCTGTAATCATTCTTTGGACTATTTCTTCACAAGTGGCAATTTATCTGATTATTTATACAATTATAGGTAATTTATTGGCAATCTTTCTAAGTCAAGAATTAGCGAAAATAAATCGAGAGGAGCTATCATTTAAAGCTGACTTTAATTATTGCCTAACTCATGTCAGAAATCATGCTGAATCAATTGCCTTTTTCCAAGGAGAAACCGAAGAAATAAATATTATTAACCGCAGATTTGATAATATACTGAAAAATGCGGAACGGAGGCTAAATTGGGAAAGGGGTCAAGATATTTTTAACAGTGCCTATCAGTCGGCAATCAGTTTATTTTCTATGTTTATTCTTACACCTTTATTTATTCAAGATCAGATAAACTATGGAGAAATTAGCCAAGCTACATTTTGTAGTTTTATGTTTTCTAATGCTTTAGGTGTATTAATAGCTGAATTCGGCAATTCAGGAAGATTTTCTAGTTACGTCCAGCGTTTAGCTGAATTTTCAGATGCGTTAGCATCGGTAAGCAAAAAACCTGAAAATATTAGTACTATCAAAGTCATAGAAGAACCGCGTTTAGGGTTTGAGGATGTCACCTTAAAAACACCCAATTATGAACAAGTGATAGTTAAAGACTTATCATTATCTGTTTCACCAGGAGAAGGATTATTGATAGTTGGTGCTAGTGGTAGGGGTAAAAGTTCTTTGTTAAGAGCGATCGCTGGTTTGTGGAATGCCGGAAGTGGTAGGTTAGTAAGACCTGCATTAAAGGAAATGTTGTTTCTTCCCCAACGTCCTTATATAATTTTAGGAACTCTGCGTCAACAACTACTTTATCCGCATCCAGACCTGAAAATGAGCGACCGCCAACTGGAAGAAATTCTCCATAAAGTGAATTTACAAAACCTGCTCACCCGCGTCAATAGCTTTGATACAGAAGTTGCTTGGGAAAATATTTTATCCTTGGGAGAACAGCAACGTTTAGCTTTTGCCAGATTATTAATTTCTCTGCCTAACTTTACTATTTTAGATGAAGCAACGAGTGCTTTAGATTTAAAAAACGAAGAAAATTTATATTCTCAATTACAAGCTACAAACACAACTTTTATTAGTGTGGGACATAGAGAAAGTTTGTTTAATTATCATCAATGGGTTTTAGAACTTACAGAGAATAATCATTGGGAACTTGTATCAGTCGCAGATTATCGTCGTAAAAAATCAATTTTTCTTGTTAAATCATAA
- a CDS encoding MvdD family ATP-grasp ribosomal peptide maturase, translating into MTVLIVTYSNDNESIPLVIKAIEAQGEKAFRFDTDRYPTEVQLDIYQGDTEQVIISDEDKQLDLSQVSAVWYRRMRYGAKIPNTMEKQYREASINESRATIRGMIASLPGFHFDLMSNVQRTHHKQLQLQIARKIGLLIPRTLTTNNPEAVKQFAAECHKQGIVTKMLSSFAIFGEQGEQFFVFTSPVKDQDLENLEGLRFCPMTFQENVPKALELRITIVGQRVFTAAVNSQSCQGATYDWRKQGRALKDAWQSYDLPPDVEKKLLQLMAEFGLNYGAIDMIVTPDGDYVFLEINPVGEFFWLEIFAPHFPISQAIAEILLTGKN; encoded by the coding sequence ATGACAGTTTTGATAGTCACATATAGCAACGATAATGAAAGCATTCCCTTAGTCATCAAAGCAATTGAAGCACAAGGAGAAAAAGCATTTCGGTTTGACACTGACAGATATCCTACAGAAGTCCAATTAGATATTTACCAAGGTGATACAGAACAGGTAATTATCAGTGATGAGGATAAGCAACTTGATTTAAGTCAAGTTTCTGCGGTTTGGTATCGAAGAATGCGTTATGGGGCAAAAATCCCCAACACAATGGAAAAGCAATATAGAGAAGCATCAATTAACGAATCTCGCGCTACTATTCGGGGTATGATTGCCAGTCTTCCTGGTTTCCATTTTGATTTGATGTCCAATGTACAACGAACTCATCATAAACAATTACAGCTACAAATAGCACGAAAAATAGGATTGCTTATCCCACGCACTCTGACGACTAACAACCCAGAAGCAGTTAAGCAATTTGCTGCTGAATGTCATAAACAAGGTATAGTAACGAAAATGCTTTCTTCCTTTGCTATTTTTGGCGAACAGGGAGAGCAGTTTTTTGTGTTTACAAGTCCAGTTAAAGATCAGGATTTGGAGAATCTGGAAGGACTGCGTTTTTGTCCGATGACGTTTCAAGAAAACGTACCCAAGGCGCTAGAATTGCGGATAACTATTGTAGGACAGCGCGTATTTACAGCAGCAGTAAATTCCCAAAGTTGTCAAGGAGCTACTTATGATTGGCGTAAACAAGGGAGAGCATTAAAAGACGCTTGGCAATCTTATGATTTACCGCCAGATGTTGAGAAAAAACTATTGCAATTGATGGCTGAATTTGGTTTAAACTATGGAGCAATTGATATGATTGTCACACCTGATGGAGATTATGTTTTTCTGGAAATTAATCCAGTTGGGGAATTTTTCTGGTTAGAAATATTTGCACCACATTTCCCAATTTCTCAAGCGATCGCGGAAATTCTTCTAACTGGTAAAAATTAA
- a CDS encoding microviridin/marinostatin family tricyclic proteinase inhibitor, which yields MTTATLANIEAVPFFARFLAAEEPPETPAPQPEEQPLPPPIFTLKWPSDWEDC from the coding sequence ATGACAACAGCAACATTAGCAAATATTGAAGCCGTGCCTTTCTTCGCTCGCTTTTTGGCAGCAGAAGAACCACCAGAAACACCAGCACCACAACCAGAAGAACAGCCATTACCTCCACCAATATTTACTTTAAAGTGGCCTTCTGATTGGGAAGATTGCTAA
- a CDS encoding ABC transporter ATP-binding protein/permease, with amino-acid sequence MQATTFINKSANNNSAPGTNQFWKNFHQIIGPYWYPTDANGRAFSDVIRTWGMLILLILLIISLVGVTVFNSFVSRFLLDVITEEKDLKKFTDILFLYGSALVLVTILLGFSRFVRKKLALDWYEWLNNHILSKYLSNRAYYKLNFKSDVNNPDQQISQEIEPLTRDTLSFLATLLEKVIEMTAFLIILWILSPWVAIALVCYTIIGNLIGLYLAQELNKIRQKELECTGDYTYSLTHVRNHAESIAFFQGEDQELNIIQRRFNKIIQGAKQKINWERSQDIFNRGYQAVIQIFPFIVFGPLQIKGEIDFGEIAQASLACNLFSNAMAELIREFATSGRFASYIERLAELWEGLTVVTQQPENVSTIKTQEEKRLAFENVTLQTPNYEQVIVEELSLTVQPGEGLLIVGPSGRGKSSLLRAIAGLWNAGTGRVVRPPLEDVLFLPQRPYIILGTLREQLLYPHTTRGMSERELEAVLKQVNLQNLLSRIDNFDTELSWENILSLGEQQRLAFARLLVTRPSFIILDEATSALDLKNEGNLYHQLQETNTTYISVGHRESLFNYHQWVLELSQDSSWHLLSVEDYRRQKAQEIATDNSENSGITIEVVSNNKSADETGNKPETLTASSENTEIIIDSLPDDETGNKPETLTASSENTEIIIDSLPDDETGNKPETLTADTGEIVGLSHRKMQELTDYSLGTVRSKASKGQTIATKDGSTYRYNKDSKVLKWVRVEHLEN; translated from the coding sequence ATGCAAGCAACAACTTTTATTAATAAGTCCGCAAATAATAATTCTGCTCCAGGTACTAATCAATTTTGGAAAAATTTCCACCAGATTATCGGACCTTACTGGTATCCTACAGATGCTAATGGCAGAGCATTTTCAGATGTAATTCGCACATGGGGGATGCTGATTCTCCTCATATTGTTAATCATTTCACTTGTGGGGGTAACAGTTTTTAATAGCTTTGTTAGCCGCTTTTTACTTGATGTTATTACTGAAGAGAAAGATTTAAAGAAATTTACTGATATATTATTTCTTTACGGTTCTGCCCTGGTTCTAGTAACAATATTATTAGGCTTTTCTAGATTTGTGAGGAAAAAGCTTGCTCTTGATTGGTATGAATGGCTCAATAATCATATTTTATCAAAATATTTAAGCAATCGTGCATATTATAAATTAAATTTTAAATCTGATGTTAATAATCCCGATCAACAAATATCGCAAGAAATCGAACCTTTGACCAGAGATACTCTCAGCTTTTTAGCTACATTGCTAGAAAAAGTTATAGAAATGACGGCTTTTTTAATTATTCTCTGGATACTGTCTCCGTGGGTAGCAATTGCTTTGGTTTGTTATACTATAATCGGTAATTTAATTGGTCTTTATTTAGCTCAAGAATTAAATAAAATTAGACAAAAAGAACTCGAATGTACAGGAGACTATACATATAGTTTAACTCATGTTCGCAATCACGCTGAATCAATTGCTTTTTTCCAGGGAGAAGACCAAGAATTAAATATCATTCAGCGCAGATTTAATAAGATTATTCAAGGTGCTAAACAAAAGATTAATTGGGAGAGAAGTCAAGATATTTTTAATCGAGGATATCAGGCTGTCATTCAAATATTTCCATTTATAGTATTTGGTCCTTTACAGATTAAGGGAGAAATTGATTTTGGCGAAATTGCCCAAGCTAGTTTAGCTTGTAATCTGTTCTCTAATGCTATGGCAGAATTAATCAGAGAATTTGCGACTTCAGGGCGTTTTGCTAGTTATATTGAGCGTTTAGCTGAACTTTGGGAAGGGTTAACAGTTGTCACTCAACAACCGGAAAATGTGAGTACGATTAAGACACAAGAAGAAAAACGACTAGCTTTTGAGAATGTTACTTTACAAACTCCCAATTATGAACAGGTAATTGTTGAAGAATTATCGCTGACGGTTCAACCTGGTGAGGGTTTATTAATTGTTGGTCCGAGTGGTCGGGGTAAAAGTTCTCTGTTGAGAGCGATCGCTGGTTTGTGGAACGCAGGAACCGGTCGTGTGGTCAGACCACCCCTAGAAGATGTATTATTTTTACCTCAACGTCCTTACATCATTTTAGGAACTTTGCGAGAACAGTTACTCTATCCCCATACAACACGGGGAATGAGCGAACGCGAACTGGAAGCAGTTTTAAAACAAGTGAATCTGCAAAATTTATTGAGTCGAATAGATAATTTTGATACAGAACTTTCTTGGGAAAATATCCTTTCATTGGGAGAACAACAACGTTTAGCATTCGCACGCTTATTAGTTACTCGTCCTAGCTTTATTATTTTAGATGAAGCTACAAGTGCTTTAGATTTGAAGAATGAAGGTAATTTATATCACCAATTACAAGAAACAAACACAACATATATCAGTGTAGGGCATCGAGAAAGCCTATTTAATTATCATCAATGGGTTTTAGAACTATCACAAGATTCTAGTTGGCATCTGCTATCTGTTGAGGATTATAGACGGCAAAAAGCACAAGAAATTGCTACTGATAATTCTGAAAATTCTGGTATCACTATAGAAGTTGTATCCAATAATAAATCTGCTGATGAAACTGGAAATAAACCAGAAACATTAACCGCTTCTTCTGAAAATACAGAAATTATCATAGATTCTTTACCTGACGATGAAACTGGAAATAAACCAGAAACATTAACCGCTTCTTCTGAAAATACAGAAATTATCATAGATTCTTTACCTGACGATGAAACTGGAAATAAACCAGAAACATTAACAGCAGATACAGGTGAAATTGTAGGACTTTCTCATCGAAAAATGCAGGAATTAACTGACTATTCACTAGGTACTGTCAGAAGCAAGGCCAGCAAAGGTCAAACCATTGCTACAAAGGATGGTTCTACCTACCGCTATAATAAAGACTCAAAGGTTTTGAAATGGGTAAGAGTTGAACACCTTGAGAATTAA
- a CDS encoding MraY family glycosyltransferase — protein sequence MNLDNFLESLGIADPRGSGWLAVVFTFCLAWLVTWRLIPTVRQFALRVGWADQPNARRLNQQPLPNAGGLAIYAGVIAAMVLATLLRPIALQNVLAQVLTILLGGSILVLVGFIDDQFGLPPSVRLWAQIVTALLLYANGISIEVGFSTPIDSLLSMSVTVLWVVGITNAINLMDGMDGLAGGVSFITAMSLLGVAAQFPNRAAAILVLAALGGGALGFLRHNFHPSRIIMGDAGAYFFGYVLAATSILGNLQESTIFALGPTVLFLLLPVLDTTQVFVRRLLAGKNPLSTPGKDHLHHRLLALGFSQPRAAFTLWSITLVFNLLAMRIQGVNFMVIISTAISIIFLLGFTVWRKDTQPS from the coding sequence ATGAACCTAGACAACTTTCTTGAATCCCTCGGCATTGCCGACCCTCGCGGCTCCGGCTGGTTGGCAGTAGTATTTACATTTTGTTTGGCTTGGCTGGTAACGTGGCGATTAATTCCCACAGTCCGCCAATTTGCCCTGCGGGTAGGTTGGGCTGACCAACCAAACGCTCGACGGCTCAACCAGCAGCCCTTGCCCAATGCCGGGGGTTTAGCTATTTACGCGGGAGTAATTGCCGCAATGGTACTAGCTACCCTCTTACGACCGATTGCCCTGCAAAACGTATTAGCTCAGGTGCTAACTATTCTACTAGGAGGTTCAATCCTAGTGCTGGTTGGTTTTATTGATGATCAGTTCGGTTTACCGCCCTCTGTGCGCTTGTGGGCGCAGATTGTCACGGCTTTGTTACTGTATGCAAATGGCATCAGTATCGAGGTTGGTTTCAGTACACCCATTGACTCGCTGCTTTCCATGTCGGTGACGGTACTTTGGGTAGTGGGGATCACTAACGCCATCAACTTGATGGATGGTATGGATGGATTAGCGGGAGGGGTAAGTTTTATCACCGCTATGAGTTTATTAGGAGTTGCAGCCCAATTTCCCAATCGCGCCGCCGCTATTTTAGTGCTAGCAGCTTTAGGGGGTGGAGCCTTGGGCTTTTTGCGTCATAACTTCCACCCCTCACGGATTATCATGGGTGATGCGGGTGCATACTTTTTTGGCTATGTGCTGGCTGCAACCAGTATTTTAGGTAATCTGCAAGAAAGTACTATTTTCGCCCTGGGACCGACTGTGTTATTTCTGCTGTTGCCTGTACTGGATACTACACAAGTGTTTGTCCGCAGGTTATTGGCAGGAAAAAATCCTCTCAGTACCCCAGGTAAAGACCACCTACACCACCGTTTATTGGCTTTGGGATTTTCCCAGCCCCGTGCGGCGTTCACTCTTTGGTCAATCACTCTCGTTTTTAACTTGCTGGCGATGAGAATACAAGGTGTGAATTTTATGGTGATAATTTCTACCGCCATTAGTATCATTTTTCTGTTGGGCTTTACTGTCTGGCGAAAAGATACTCAACCCTCTTGA
- the rnc gene encoding ribonuclease III: protein MTLVYPRRQRQLESLVRRLGLPPGLPIKWDLLDLALTHPTVSESANYEQLEFVGDAVVRLAAAVVLWETYPDCPVGDFAAIRSVLVSDRILAQLAREYSLQLYLLVAGSATSDKIGLESRLADAFEAVLGALYLSTNNLELIRPWLDFHLKKLATEIRLDPARLNYKAALQEWTQAEFKVLPEYRVTEVNQSNQNQERFAAEVWLHDNKLGEGKGRSIKAAEQAAAKVAFLGISQPENP from the coding sequence ATGACACTTGTTTATCCACGCCGTCAGCGACAGCTCGAAAGTTTAGTTAGAAGGTTAGGTTTACCACCAGGTTTACCCATTAAGTGGGATCTGTTGGATTTGGCTCTGACTCATCCTACGGTTTCGGAATCGGCAAATTATGAACAATTGGAATTTGTTGGTGATGCAGTGGTGCGATTAGCTGCGGCTGTAGTGTTGTGGGAAACTTATCCTGATTGTCCAGTGGGGGATTTTGCGGCCATTCGTTCGGTTTTGGTGAGCGATCGCATCCTCGCGCAACTGGCAAGAGAATATAGTTTACAATTATACTTACTTGTGGCTGGTAGTGCTACAAGTGACAAAATTGGTCTAGAATCACGATTGGCAGATGCTTTTGAGGCTGTTCTGGGTGCGCTTTACCTCAGCACGAACAATTTGGAATTAATTCGTCCTTGGCTAGATTTTCATTTGAAAAAGCTAGCAACGGAAATTCGCCTCGATCCCGCTAGACTTAATTACAAAGCCGCCCTGCAAGAATGGACACAGGCAGAATTTAAAGTTTTGCCTGAGTATCGGGTAACGGAAGTTAATCAAAGTAACCAAAATCAAGAGCGTTTTGCGGCTGAAGTTTGGCTACATGACAACAAACTAGGTGAAGGTAAAGGACGTTCCATCAAAGCTGCTGAACAAGCCGCCGCTAAAGTCGCTTTCTTAGGAATTTCTCAGCCGGAAAATCCCTAA
- a CDS encoding MvdC family ATP-grasp ribosomal peptide maturase — protein MHLSGDIVLLITHRGDFFTIDRVAEALSKKGVQPFRLDTDRFPLEVQLTAHFDNNKTYHTIDYGGYCISTEQVQAVWLRRIWEPKLSADLAPKFREACIRESQATLNGFWDSLRKAHWVDKLECINAASDKLRQLRVATQAGFVIPQTLVTNKAEAARKFFQQVNGKMVSKLLTPLSRTMESTSFFLYTSVIKQSDLENAESLRYCPMVFQEQIPKQWELRVVYVNGKVFVGALDASVYDTSKVDWRKPGVDVGVWQNYELPEQVLRRLQIFMDKLGLLFGALDFIVTPSEDYVFLEINPIGEWGMLEKDLDLPIANAIADTLLL, from the coding sequence ATGCACTTATCTGGTGACATTGTTTTATTAATTACTCACAGGGGTGATTTTTTCACAATAGATAGAGTGGCTGAAGCATTGTCAAAAAAAGGGGTGCAACCATTTCGCTTAGATACTGATAGGTTTCCCCTAGAAGTACAATTAACAGCACATTTTGATAACAACAAAACCTATCACACTATAGACTATGGCGGTTATTGTATCAGTACAGAACAGGTGCAAGCGGTGTGGCTGCGCCGAATATGGGAACCAAAACTAAGTGCAGACTTAGCACCCAAGTTTCGAGAAGCTTGCATAAGAGAATCACAAGCAACTTTAAATGGTTTCTGGGATAGTCTGCGGAAAGCTCATTGGGTAGATAAATTAGAATGTATAAATGCTGCCAGTGATAAGTTGCGCCAACTGCGGGTTGCTACTCAGGCAGGTTTTGTCATTCCTCAAACTCTTGTTACTAACAAAGCTGAAGCTGCAAGGAAGTTTTTTCAACAAGTTAACGGCAAGATGGTGAGTAAGTTATTAACTCCTCTATCCCGGACTATGGAATCTACTTCTTTTTTTCTTTATACCAGTGTTATTAAACAATCAGACTTAGAAAATGCTGAGTCCTTGCGTTATTGTCCGATGGTGTTTCAAGAGCAAATTCCTAAACAGTGGGAATTGCGGGTAGTGTACGTAAATGGTAAAGTATTTGTCGGTGCGTTAGATGCCAGCGTTTATGACACATCTAAAGTTGATTGGCGTAAACCTGGTGTTGATGTTGGTGTATGGCAAAACTATGAGCTTCCTGAACAAGTGCTGCGTCGTTTGCAAATCTTTATGGATAAATTGGGGCTATTGTTTGGAGCGTTAGATTTTATCGTCACACCATCAGAAGACTATGTATTTTTAGAAATTAACCCCATAGGTGAATGGGGAATGCTAGAAAAAGACTTGGATTTGCCTATTGCGAATGCGATCGCTGATACTCTACTTTTATAG
- a CDS encoding GUN4 domain-containing protein: MLTKQQRQFINYKSIKIYQRTYQLPVLKNHCVKTLQNKIRERQKLIKEGVRYHHIAGIIKRKKAITQGEILGEIKLFIIDYNHIIDFLENYQESYQDFLLTLMDNLKKLFQKKYLEIKNLEDARNKLELKNQQNPRILNELRWENKENLKAVIVLSNAYLLTLEKIKLISEGISKLAEDTQNQRQIVQQIVKDLAVYQEIYEYQQKAYKIRQEIAQLAHNAINFEDSIQDYFSPFQSLIEEVVKVDEYFYATVGDIKSLGENILNYQSNLLKVEDNEAFSQTFLDFMVKSYEKNSRLKDALIQSQLLEWQSPNFDTNVNGENGVFLGHGIDLISNYISQQITDQIQTLDKAEVNFISTPSLATTKKTELMEVANEHISSQPEFLSDQDIDYTRLRDLLAGNKWKEADIETAILMLKVMKKNYWNDVYQEDIENFPCQDLDIIDRLWEQYSYGYFGFRIQQTIWSQMGGQIDYETEKKLGDRLGWRKDGKWLDYEALTFQLSPITPMGHLPAKWLHYEPHSLELSSPSSTEHLSMAAWRVKSWLIWQMHLFFSRVKSCH, translated from the coding sequence ATGCTTACCAAACAACAAAGACAATTCATTAATTATAAAAGCATCAAAATTTATCAACGAACCTACCAATTACCAGTTCTGAAAAATCATTGTGTAAAAACATTACAAAATAAAATTCGTGAACGTCAAAAATTAATTAAAGAAGGTGTTCGTTATCATCATATTGCTGGGATAATTAAACGAAAGAAAGCTATTACCCAAGGAGAGATTTTAGGAGAAATTAAATTATTTATCATAGACTATAATCATATTATTGATTTTCTCGAAAATTATCAGGAAAGTTATCAGGATTTTTTGTTAACCCTGATGGATAATTTAAAGAAATTATTTCAAAAAAAATATTTAGAAATCAAAAACCTAGAAGATGCCAGAAATAAATTAGAATTAAAAAACCAACAAAATCCGCGAATATTAAATGAACTCAGATGGGAAAATAAAGAAAATTTAAAAGCTGTTATTGTATTGAGCAATGCTTATTTATTAACTTTAGAAAAAATCAAATTAATTAGTGAAGGAATTAGCAAGCTGGCAGAAGATACTCAGAACCAAAGACAAATTGTGCAGCAAATAGTAAAAGATTTAGCGGTATATCAAGAAATTTACGAATATCAACAAAAAGCTTATAAAATTCGTCAGGAAATAGCGCAACTTGCCCATAATGCCATTAATTTTGAAGATTCTATCCAAGATTACTTTAGTCCCTTTCAATCTTTAATAGAAGAAGTAGTGAAAGTAGATGAATATTTTTATGCAACTGTTGGAGATATTAAAAGTCTAGGGGAAAATATTTTAAATTATCAGTCCAATTTATTGAAAGTCGAAGATAATGAAGCATTTTCTCAAACTTTCCTCGATTTTATGGTAAAAAGTTATGAGAAGAATTCTAGATTAAAAGATGCTTTAATTCAATCTCAATTATTAGAGTGGCAAAGCCCTAATTTTGATACCAATGTAAATGGTGAAAACGGTGTTTTTTTAGGTCACGGTATTGATTTAATCTCTAATTATATATCTCAACAAATAACTGATCAAATCCAAACTCTAGACAAAGCAGAAGTAAATTTTATCTCTACACCATCTCTAGCTACGACTAAAAAGACAGAATTAATGGAAGTAGCTAATGAGCATATTAGTTCCCAGCCAGAATTTTTGAGTGATCAAGATATTGACTATACAAGATTGCGGGATCTGCTGGCAGGAAATAAATGGAAAGAAGCTGATATTGAAACTGCTATATTAATGCTAAAAGTCATGAAAAAGAATTATTGGAATGACGTTTATCAAGAAGATATTGAAAACTTCCCTTGTCAAGACCTGGATATTATTGATCGACTTTGGGAACAATACAGTTATGGTTATTTTGGTTTTAGGATTCAACAAACTATCTGGAGTCAAATGGGTGGTCAAATAGATTATGAAACAGAAAAGAAACTAGGCGATCGCCTGGGGTGGCGAAAAGATGGAAAATGGTTAGACTATGAAGCACTAACTTTTCAATTGTCCCCCATAACACCGATGGGACACCTACCAGCCAAATGGTTACACTATGAACCACACAGCCTTGAATTATCTTCACCATCATCGACAGAACACCTTTCAATGGCAGCTTGGCGGGTAAAATCTTGGTTGATTTGGCAGATGCACTTATTCTTTTCTCGTGTAAAAAGCTGTCACTAA
- the corA gene encoding magnesium/cobalt transporter CorA, with product MVRKIRRIPKAVKKFYKKEFYHQPGTLPGTIIVDVNAEEPTICLFDYNQNNCLRKQIEVPEECTTYLDQESVSWVDVQGLGNPDILQRLGKVFDLHPLVLEDVVNMGERPKIEDYEDQLLIISQMVVPMAKNCGFYSEQVSFVLGKHYLLTVQEEPEHDCFEGVRLRIERSKGIIRKQGADYLAYALLDAIIDGFFPVLELYGERLEELEEEVILNPTRKTLQQIYQVRRELLQLRRAIWPQRNAISSLIRDGSELIGTEVQIYLRDCYDHAVQVMDMVENYRELASGLMDVYLSAVSNKMNEIMKLLTVVSAIFIPLTFVAGIYGMNFNTERSPYNMPELNWYWGYPICLAVMAAIAFGLLFFFWRRGWLKDSSTINQDGK from the coding sequence ATGGTAAGAAAAATTCGCCGTATACCCAAAGCAGTGAAGAAGTTCTACAAAAAGGAATTCTATCACCAACCAGGAACTCTTCCCGGAACTATCATCGTTGACGTAAATGCTGAAGAACCCACAATTTGTTTGTTTGACTATAACCAAAATAACTGCCTTCGCAAACAAATAGAAGTTCCTGAAGAATGTACCACTTATCTAGATCAAGAATCTGTCTCTTGGGTGGATGTACAAGGATTAGGGAATCCAGACATATTACAACGATTGGGTAAAGTTTTTGATTTACATCCTCTAGTTTTAGAAGATGTAGTCAATATGGGAGAACGTCCCAAAATTGAAGATTATGAAGATCAATTACTGATAATTTCCCAAATGGTAGTTCCAATGGCAAAAAACTGTGGGTTTTACAGCGAGCAAGTGAGTTTTGTCTTGGGGAAACATTATTTGCTCACAGTGCAGGAAGAACCAGAACATGATTGCTTTGAAGGCGTGAGGTTAAGAATTGAGCGAAGTAAAGGGATCATTCGCAAACAGGGGGCTGATTATTTAGCTTATGCCTTGTTAGATGCAATTATTGATGGCTTTTTCCCAGTGCTGGAACTGTATGGGGAACGACTGGAAGAATTAGAGGAGGAAGTAATACTTAACCCTACCCGAAAAACACTACAACAAATCTATCAAGTTAGGCGAGAACTTCTGCAACTACGTCGTGCTATCTGGCCTCAGAGAAATGCAATTAGTTCTTTAATTCGAGATGGTAGTGAACTAATAGGAACAGAAGTGCAAATTTACCTGCGAGATTGTTACGATCATGCCGTGCAAGTCATGGATATGGTGGAAAATTACCGGGAACTAGCATCTGGATTGATGGATGTTTATTTATCGGCTGTGAGTAACAAAATGAATGAAATCATGAAGTTGCTCACGGTGGTTTCTGCTATTTTTATTCCATTAACTTTTGTGGCTGGAATCTATGGCATGAATTTTAATACCGAAAGATCTCCATATAATATGCCTGAACTAAATTGGTATTGGGGCTACCCAATTTGCTTGGCTGTAATGGCAGCGATCGCTTTTGGTTTGCTATTCTTTTTCTGGCGGCGAGGCTGGCTCAAAGACTCTTCCACAATTAACCAAGATGGGAAATAG